A single genomic interval of Helianthus annuus cultivar XRQ/B chromosome 13, HanXRQr2.0-SUNRISE, whole genome shotgun sequence harbors:
- the LOC110906469 gene encoding UPF0481 protein At3g47200, which produces MEVTNVDQLEEQQWVIDSIFEANKTPPPQSTAKIHTISEMIRESTDEYQKFSLPKVVSIGPYHFGEPKLEFVEKLKPVFTLKLLAGNNMLEKLNSLYEKLGAPEMVQELRKDCGELNSHQIVYLHQDLFLLENQIPFDVLTEVMKLAEINCVDKFKQFICGNILAGKPKKRWLKSILHIGNNQSSKDEQYLELKDADHLLHLLHRTLTENADIPRKDGILQCTFRNVNELMDVGIHFKPSETMSLAHIKYLQGWLWFTADVELPPITVDDSTKPLLLNLIAYETCTRDASKAWVTSYICLLDSLIDHPEDVKALRKAGVLENSLGSDNEVVKLFNEIGTDLVPNSLAYLDAKSKIQKHYKSWSNTLIS; this is translated from the exons ATGGAGGTCACTAATGTTGATCAACTCGAAGAGCAGCAATGGGTTATCGACTCCATTTTCGAAGCCAATAAAACCCCCCCACCACAATCAACTGCAAAAATCCATACAATATCAGAAATGATAAGAGAGAGCACAGACGAGTACCAGAAGTTCTCTCTTCCGAAGGTTGTCTCCATTGGTCCATACCATTTTGGAGAACCAAAACTCGAGTTTGTCGAGAAACTCAAGCCTGTTTTTACATTGAAGCTCCTTGCAGGCAACAACATGCTTGAGAAGCTAAATAGTTTGTACGAAAAGCTTGGTGCACCAGAAATGGTGCAAGAATTAAGAA AAGATTGTGGAGAGTTAAACAGCCACCAGATTGTCTATCTTCATCAAGATTTATTCTTGTTGGAGAACCAAATTCCTTTTGATGTTCTAACAGAGGTGATGAAGTTGGCGGAAATCAATTGTGTTGATAAGTTTAAGCAGTTCATCTGCGGCAATATTTTGGCAGGGAAGCCAAAAAAAAGGTGGTTAAAATCAATACTGCATATCGGAAACAATCAAAGTTCGAAAGATGAACAGTATTTGGAGTTAAAGGACGCGGatcatcttctccatcttctTCATCGTACTCTTACTGAAAATGCCGATATTCCAAGGAAGGATGGGATTTTACAGTGTACTTTTCGCAATGTTAACGAGCTTATGGATGTAGGGATTCATTTCAAGCCAAGTGAAACTATGTCTTTGGCTCACATTAAGTACCTTCAAGGCTGGTTGTGGTTTACAGCGGATGTTGAACTCCCTCCAATAACCGTGGATGATTCCACCAAGCCTTTGTTGTTAAACTTGATAGCCTATGAAACGTGCACACGTGATGCATCTAAGGCATGGGTTACATCATACATATGTCTTCTTGATTCTCTGATTGATCACCCTGAGGATGTAAAGGCTCTTCGAAAAGCTGGGGTGCTTGAAAACTCATTAGGGAGCGATAATGAAGTTGTCAAATTGTTCAATGAAATTGGCACTGATTTAGTTCCAAATAGTTTAGCATATTTGGATGCTAAGAGCAAGATACAAAAGCATTATAAAAGCTGGAGTAATACACTTATTTCTTAA